A part of Aegilops tauschii subsp. strangulata cultivar AL8/78 chromosome 2, Aet v6.0, whole genome shotgun sequence genomic DNA contains:
- the LOC109769802 gene encoding uncharacterized protein, which translates to MALLLRRGAAVAARTLRAAAASSASTSIHRLPTAGSLAAARNLPTTQFFLLEIRRGFAKGKKSKNDSRSDTVEAAPDIGPTVKSAATAQMDTAVVALSRELSKLRTGRASPGMLDHIMVETGDVKVGLSRIAVVSVLDSHTLSVMPYDPNTMKSIENAIASSPLGINPTPDGSRIIAAVPPLTKETMQAMCKVVTKSAEDFKQSIRRARQKALDTIKKSSSSMPKDDIKRLEKEVEELTKKFIKSADDMCKAKEKEISGS; encoded by the exons ATGGCGCTCCTCCTGCGGCGAGGCGCCGCAGTCGCCGCCCGcaccctgcgcgccgccgccgcctcctcagCTTCCACCTCCATCCACCGCTTACCGACCGCCGGATCCCTTGCGGCCGCAAGAAACCTGCCCACCACGCAGTTTTTCCTCCTTGAGATCCGGAGGGGCTTCGCGAAAGGGAAGAAATCGA AGAATGATAGTCGAAGTGATACCGTTGAAGCTGCTCCTGATATCGGGCCGACTGTCAAATCGGCCGCGACTGCACAAATGGACACTGCCGTCGTTGCGCTGTCGCGAGAGCTGAGTAAACTTCGGACAGGGAGAGCTTCTCCTG GCATGCTTGACCACATCATGGTGGAAACTGGGGATGTTAAAGTTGGATTGAGTCGTATTGCTGTTGTTTCTGTCCTAGATTCGCATACCCTATCAGTGATGCCCTATGATCCTAAT ACAATGAAGTCTATTGAGAATGCAATCGCTTCATCTCCATTGGGCATCAATCCAACACCTGACGGCAGTAGGATTATTGCAGCTGTACCTCC ATTGACGAAAGAGACTATGCAG GCAATGTGTAAGGTTGTTACTAAATCTGCTGAGGATTTCAAGCAAAGTATTAGAAGAGCACGCCAAAAG GCACTTGATACAATAAAGAAATCTTCATCTAGCATGCCAAAGGATGATATAAAGCGACTCGAGAAAGAA GTCGAAGAATTGACCAAGAAGTTCATCAAGTCGGCAGATGATATGTGCAAGGCCAAGGAGAAGGAAATCTCTGGAAGCTGA
- the LOC109769801 gene encoding uncharacterized protein yields the protein MAVLLRPAAIAGGRQVWPVAEEQADAAAAASQRLVEAVARGDSREAGELLASGRADVNYAGVVWLDARRVAEAALREGAAAELRASREEIRADVSPLFLAAGNGDVALVRALLAKGADVNGKVFRGYPATAAAREGRAEVAELLVRAGASQPACEEAIVEAALQGQAALAAIFMRSDLVRPRVAVHALVSAATRGFVDVVDTLVKCGADPNATSRVLLRSLKPSLHLNVDCTPLFAAIVSRQVAVVRQLLQAGVKRDTKVRLGAWSWDAATGEELRVGAGLAEPYDAAWCAVEYYESTGSILRMLLQNGYSSGATHVGRTLLHHAILCGSVGAVETLLASGAECEAAVRTSRSGRFRPVHLAARLGQPEILQTLMDKGCDVNARAEAGDVAVILAARHKQEDCVRVLVSAGADVALLNLAGESAASVASSGGWKAGFERAVLGAIRSGTIPLSSDRHVFSPMMFTARCGDAAALEVLLAQPGVDVDEQDADGCSPIMAAAKEGNVDAFRVLVFAGANVRLCNKRGETAIGLAQQSKKRDLFEQVMLDFALEKGMPAGGFYALHCASRRGDSAAVHHLASTGYDVNIPDGDGYTPLMLAAREGHAAVCELLISHGARCDIQTLRGETALSLARSALATAAFNKAEDVIMDELGRQLVLAGAHVVKHTKGGRGRPHGKSLRMVAAAGVLRWGGSSRRNVMCVEAEVGGSSAFQRRRQRKGRRGDDAYAPGLFRVVTATGKEVHFVCQGGEEAAELWVRGIRALTRAVFGKRGN from the exons ATGGCGGTGCTGCTGCGCCCGGCGGCGATCGCCGGCGGCCGGCAGGTGTGGCCGGTGGCGGAGGAGCAGGCCGAcgccgcggcggcggcctcccaGCGGCTCGTGGAGGCGGTGGCGCGCGGCGACTCGAGGGAGGCGGGCGAGCTGCTCGCGTCCGGGCGGGCGGACGTGAACTACGCCGGCGTGGTGTGGCTCGACGCGCGGCGGGTGGCGGAGGCGGCGCTGCGGGagggcgccgccgccgagctgCGCGCGTCGCGCGAGGAGATCCGCGCCGACGTCTCCCCGCTCTTCCTCGCCGCCGGCAACGGGGACGTCGCGCTCGTCCGCGCGCTGCTC GCAAAGGGGGCGGACGTGAACGGGAAGGTGTTCCGTGGATacccggcgacggcggcggcgcgggaggggcgcgcggAGGTAGCGGAACTGCTGGTGCGCGCAGGTGCGTCGCAGCCGGCCTGCGAGGAGGCCATCGTggaggcggcgctgcaggggCAGGCTGCCCTGGCGGCCATCTTCATGCGCTCCGACCTCGTCCGCCCGCGCGTCGCCGTGCACGCGCTCGTGTCTGCCGCCACTCGCGGCTTCGTCGACGTGGTCGACACGCTCGTCAAG TGTGGGGCTGATCCAAACGCGACCTCCCGGGTGCTTCTGCGTTCTCTCAAGCCATCACTGCATCTCAATGTCGACTGCACACCGCTCTTCGCCGCGATCGTGAGCCGGCAAGTCGCCGTGGTTCGTCAGCTACTTCAG GCTGGTGTGAAGAGGGACACCAAGGTGAGGCTTGGAGCGTGGTCCTGGGACGCGGCCACCGGGGAAGAGCTGCGCGTCGGCGCGGGGCTCGCGGAGCCCTACGATGCGGCCTGGTGCGCGGTGGAGTACTACGAGTCCACCGGCTCCATCCTCCGCATGCTCCTGCAGAACGGGTACTCGTCGGGCGCCACGCACGTCGGACGGACGCTGCTCCACCACGCCATCCTCTGCGGGAGCGTCGGCGCCGTCGAGACGCTGCTGGCTTCTGGCGCCGAATGCGAAGCTGCCGTGAGGACCTCCCGGAGCGGCAGGTTCAGGCCTGTTCACTTGGCCGCGCGACTCGGCCAGCCGGAGATCCTGCAGACGCTCATGGACAAGGGCTGCGACGTCAACGCGAGGGCGGAGGCTGGCGATGTCGCCGTCATCCTGGCCGCACGCCACAAGCAAGAGGACTGCGTCAGGGTTCTCGTGTCCGCCGGGGCGGACGTTGCGCTGTTGAACTTGGCAGGCGAGTCGGCGGCATCCGTCGCCTCTTCGGGCGGCTGGAAGGCGGGCTTCGAACGCGCCGTTCTTGGTGCGATTCGGTCCGGGACCATCCCTCTGTCCAGCGATCGCCACGTGTTCTCGCCCATGATGTTCACGGCGCGCTGcggcgatgccgccgcgctggaGGTGCTGCTCGCCCAGCCCGGCGTGGACGTGGACGAGCAGGACGCGGACGGGTGCTCGCCCATAATGGCCGCCGCCAAGGAGGGCAATGTTGACGCCTTCCGCGTCCTCGTCTTCGCCGGCGCCAACGTGAGGCTGTGCAACAAGCGTGGCGAGACGGCTATTGGGCTCGCGCAGCAGAGCAAGAAGAGGGACCTCTTCGAGCAGGTCATGCTCGACTTCGCGCTGGAGAAGGGCATGCCGGCCGGCGGCTTCTACGCCCTGCACTGCGCGTCCCGGCGCGGCGACAGCGCGGCCGTGCATCACCTGGCGAGCACGGGCTACGATGTCAACATCCCGGACGGCGACGGCTACACCCCGCTCATGCTGGCCGCGagggaaggccacgcggcggtgTGCGAGCTCCTGATCTCCCACGGCGCACGGTGCGACATCCAGACCCTGCGGGGCGAGACGGCGCTCTCACTCGCGCGGTCGGCGCTGGCCACCGCGGCGTTCAACAAGGCCGAGGACGTGATCATGGACGAGCTGGGCCGGCAGCTGGTCCTGGCAGGCGCGCACGTCGTGAAGCACACCAAGGGCGGGCGCGGTAGGCCGCACGGCAAGTCGCTGCGGATGGTCGCCGCGGCCGGCGTGCTCCGGTGGGGCGGGTCGAGCCGGCGCAACGTGATGTGCGTGGAGGCCGAGGTCGGGGGCAGCTCGGCGTTCCAGCGGCGCCGGCAGAGGAAGGGCCGCCGGGGGGACGACGCGTACGCGCCGGGGCTGTTCCGCGTGGTGACGGCGACGGGGAAGGAGGTGCACTTCGTGTGCCAGGgcggggaggaggcggcggagctgtGGGTGCGGGGCATCAGGGCGCTCACCAGGGCGGTGTTCGGCAAGCGGGGGAACTAG